A single window of Actinoallomurus bryophytorum DNA harbors:
- a CDS encoding ROK family protein, with protein MNASVLAIDVGGTKMAAALVEPGGRVGAYERIITPQAPHVDSEGLWRTLLALIEKLPVERLAGVGVGCGGPMAWPSGEVSPLNMPAWHAFPLRERLSELFPGLPVRVHNDAVAVAVGEHWRGAGRGRPNVLGMVVSTGVGGGLILGDRIIDGKSGNAGHIGHVIVDPDGPACECGGRGCLEAIARGPGLSAWAREQGWTGETGKELAHDAARGHPVAVRAMNRAGWALGVAIASATHLCDLDVVAVGGGLSQAGPLLFRPLEDTFRAHAQMDFAREVRVVPAALGQMAGLVGAAAFIFGADRYWTGD; from the coding sequence GTGAACGCTTCCGTCCTCGCGATCGACGTCGGCGGCACCAAGATGGCCGCCGCGCTGGTGGAGCCCGGTGGGCGCGTCGGCGCGTACGAGCGCATCATCACGCCGCAGGCGCCGCACGTCGACTCCGAGGGCCTGTGGCGCACCCTCCTGGCGCTGATCGAAAAGCTGCCCGTCGAGCGTCTCGCCGGAGTGGGTGTGGGATGCGGCGGGCCGATGGCGTGGCCCTCGGGTGAGGTCTCGCCGCTCAACATGCCGGCGTGGCATGCGTTCCCGCTGCGTGAGCGCCTCAGCGAGCTCTTCCCCGGCCTGCCGGTACGCGTGCACAACGACGCCGTCGCCGTCGCCGTCGGCGAACACTGGCGCGGTGCCGGGCGCGGCCGGCCCAACGTCCTCGGCATGGTCGTCTCCACCGGCGTCGGAGGCGGGCTCATCCTGGGCGACCGGATCATCGACGGCAAGAGCGGCAACGCTGGGCACATCGGGCATGTGATTGTCGACCCGGACGGACCGGCCTGCGAATGCGGCGGCCGCGGCTGCCTGGAGGCGATCGCGCGCGGACCCGGGCTCTCGGCCTGGGCCAGAGAGCAGGGCTGGACCGGCGAGACCGGCAAGGAGCTCGCGCACGACGCGGCCCGCGGACATCCGGTCGCGGTGCGCGCGATGAACCGCGCCGGCTGGGCGCTGGGCGTGGCGATCGCTTCGGCGACCCATCTGTGCGACCTCGACGTCGTCGCGGTCGGGGGTGGGCTCTCCCAGGCGGGGCCGCTGCTGTTCCGCCCGCTGGAGGACACCTTCCGCGCGCATGCCCAGATGGACTTCGCCCGCGAGGTGCGCGTCGTACCGGCCGCGCTCGGGCAGATGGCGGGCCTGGTCGGCGCGGCCGCGTTCATCTTCGGCGCCGACCGATACTGGACCGGCGACTGA
- a CDS encoding sigma 54-interacting transcriptional regulator: MNTRPTTLRELRATGHVHRPVKDEIRDNLLARLRSGEPRFPGIVGFEETVLPHLERALIAGHDLVLLGERGQGKSRLIRTLGGLLDEWTPVVEGCEINDHPYAPVCVRCRRLLAEQGEDLPIAWKHRDDRYGEKLATPDTSVGDLIGDIDPIKVAEGRTLGDPETVHYGLVPRTNRGIFCVNELPDLAERIQVSLLNVLEERDVQIRGYALRLPLDVLLVASANPEDYTNRGRIITPLKDRFGAEIRTHYPLDLDDELVLIGQEAQVTAAVPTHLMEVIARFTRLVRESPAVDARSGVSARFSIAGTETVAASALRRGAVAGEDQPVARVCDLPTIVPTLLGKVEFEVSEEGREEEVLAHLLRRATSDTWRRMLGAADLNGLLDRFDRGATVDSGEMVPAAELLHRIGPVTGLSKILESLGMEGESPGHAAAALEFALEGLYLMRRLSKDVSDGTSTYRT; encoded by the coding sequence GTGAACACGCGACCTACGACACTTCGCGAACTCCGCGCCACTGGTCATGTCCACCGGCCGGTGAAGGACGAGATCCGCGACAACCTGCTCGCCCGCCTCAGAAGCGGCGAGCCGCGCTTCCCCGGCATCGTCGGGTTCGAGGAGACGGTGCTCCCCCACCTGGAGCGCGCCCTCATCGCCGGGCACGACCTCGTGCTCCTCGGCGAACGCGGCCAGGGCAAGTCCCGGCTGATCCGCACCCTCGGCGGGCTGCTCGACGAGTGGACGCCGGTGGTCGAGGGCTGTGAGATCAACGACCACCCGTACGCCCCGGTCTGCGTACGCTGCCGGCGGCTGCTCGCCGAGCAGGGCGAGGACCTGCCGATCGCGTGGAAGCACCGCGACGACCGGTACGGCGAGAAGCTCGCCACCCCCGACACCAGCGTGGGCGACCTCATCGGGGACATCGACCCGATCAAGGTCGCGGAGGGCCGCACACTCGGCGACCCGGAGACCGTGCACTACGGCCTGGTGCCGCGCACCAACCGCGGCATCTTCTGCGTCAACGAGCTGCCCGACCTGGCCGAGCGGATCCAGGTGTCGCTGCTCAACGTGCTGGAGGAGCGCGACGTGCAGATCCGCGGGTACGCCCTGCGGCTGCCGCTCGACGTCCTGCTGGTGGCCAGCGCCAACCCCGAGGACTACACCAACCGCGGCCGCATCATCACGCCGCTGAAGGACCGTTTCGGCGCCGAGATCCGTACTCACTACCCGCTCGACCTCGACGACGAGCTGGTGCTGATCGGCCAGGAGGCGCAGGTCACCGCGGCCGTACCCACGCACCTGATGGAGGTCATCGCCAGGTTCACCCGGCTCGTACGCGAGTCGCCGGCGGTCGACGCCCGCTCCGGGGTGTCCGCGCGGTTCTCCATCGCCGGCACCGAGACCGTCGCCGCCTCCGCGCTGCGCCGCGGCGCCGTCGCCGGCGAGGACCAGCCGGTGGCGCGCGTGTGCGACCTGCCGACCATCGTGCCTACTCTGCTGGGCAAGGTGGAGTTCGAGGTCAGCGAGGAGGGTCGCGAGGAGGAGGTGCTCGCGCACCTGCTGCGCCGCGCCACGTCCGACACCTGGCGGCGCATGCTCGGGGCGGCCGACCTGAACGGCCTGCTGGACCGCTTCGACCGCGGCGCCACCGTCGACTCCGGCGAGATGGTGCCGGCCGCGGAGCTGCTGCACCGCATCGGGCCGGTCACCGGCCTGTCGAAGATCCTGGAGAGCCTCGGCATGGAGGGCGAGTCGCCCGGACACGCGGCGGCCGCCCTGGAGTTCGCCCTGGAGGGGCTGTACCTCATGCGGCGGCTGTCCAAGGACGTCTCCGACGGGACGTCGACCTACCGTACGTAG
- a CDS encoding FIST signal transduction protein yields the protein MSRFGDGLAVGPDLVAAADSAVAQARLPLDGPPDLVFVFVCAQAPDAVERAARRAMEVAGTPNVIGCGAPGVIGGNHGVEDSSAVSAWAARLPEARIEPFRLETLKFPGEDPEAAQRLAVVGMPQTSDDDVVAVLLADPYSFPVDAFVERSGEVLPGLPLVGGLATGQGGRGTARLFADGEIVDSGAVGVLLGGSVMTTTLVSQGARPVGPAMAVTRAEDNVLYELAGSPALTKLEEVVAELPDKERELIETGLLIGVAMDEYADEHERGDFLVRGVIGADPEAGALATGDVIEVGRTVRFQVRDAGAADEDLTLLLGDLGLEPVEGALLFSCTGRGRAMFPNSDHDVRLMRSMLGTSGIGGCFAAGEIGPVAGRNHVHGFTASILAFGPGAERGAS from the coding sequence GTGTCACGGTTCGGCGATGGTCTGGCCGTCGGCCCGGATCTGGTCGCGGCCGCGGACTCCGCTGTGGCGCAGGCTCGCCTGCCACTCGACGGCCCGCCCGACCTCGTCTTCGTCTTCGTGTGCGCGCAGGCCCCGGACGCGGTCGAAAGAGCGGCACGGCGGGCGATGGAGGTCGCGGGCACGCCCAACGTGATCGGCTGCGGCGCACCCGGCGTCATCGGCGGCAACCACGGCGTCGAGGACTCCAGCGCGGTCAGCGCGTGGGCCGCCCGGCTGCCCGAGGCGCGCATCGAGCCGTTCCGGCTGGAGACGCTGAAGTTCCCCGGTGAGGACCCGGAGGCGGCGCAGCGGCTGGCCGTGGTCGGCATGCCCCAGACCAGCGACGACGACGTGGTCGCGGTCCTGCTGGCCGATCCCTACAGCTTCCCGGTCGACGCCTTCGTGGAGCGGTCCGGCGAAGTACTTCCAGGACTTCCTCTCGTCGGCGGGCTGGCCACCGGGCAGGGCGGGCGCGGCACCGCGCGGCTCTTCGCGGACGGCGAGATCGTCGACTCCGGCGCGGTCGGCGTGCTGCTCGGCGGCTCGGTGATGACCACGACGCTGGTCAGCCAGGGTGCACGCCCCGTCGGGCCGGCCATGGCGGTCACCAGGGCCGAGGACAACGTGCTGTACGAGCTCGCCGGTTCGCCCGCGCTGACCAAGCTCGAAGAGGTCGTCGCCGAGCTGCCGGACAAGGAGCGCGAGCTGATCGAGACCGGCCTGCTGATCGGCGTCGCGATGGACGAGTACGCCGACGAGCACGAGCGCGGCGACTTCCTCGTCCGCGGTGTCATCGGCGCCGACCCCGAGGCGGGCGCGCTCGCCACCGGCGACGTGATCGAGGTCGGCCGTACGGTGCGTTTCCAGGTCCGTGACGCCGGAGCGGCCGACGAGGACCTCACGCTCCTGCTCGGTGACCTGGGTCTCGAGCCGGTCGAGGGCGCGCTGCTGTTCTCGTGCACCGGCCGTGGCCGCGCGATGTTCCCCAACTCCGACCACGACGTCCGCCTGATGCGCAGCATGCTCGGCACGTCGGGGATCGGCGGGTGCTTCGCCGCCGGTGAGATCGGACCGGTCGCGGGCCGCAACCACGTGCACGGCTTCACCGCGTCGATCCTGGCGTTCGGGCCGGGCGCCGAAAGGGGGGCCTCCTGA